From the genome of Rhododendron vialii isolate Sample 1 chromosome 10a, ASM3025357v1:
GCAACTAAGTATTGGTCGAAATATGTTAGTCGGTAAACGTATATACTTTAGCTGACTAAACATTTTTTAGTTGGCAACAACATTTGCCGACCTTCTTCCACCGACTAATGtgccgaccaaaatttttagtCGGGGAAGGCTTTAGCCGACTAAAATACctacaattgccgactaaactgTTAGTCAGGAAtgatgttttttcttgtagtgataacTTGTAATGGTTTCATAGGATTTATAAGTACCAATTCTTTATTAGACTTCTTTGGTTTCACCATTTCCTGTGTAACAAAACAGCAGaaaatgtgaacaaaataaCCGGATGATGTTGTTCGTAAGAATCTTCAAATCTGGTATAGCACATAGATGAACAAATAATGACATCTGTCAACTTGTGTTCTAATAACCGGATGATGTTGTTTGTAAGAATCTTCAAATCTGGTATAACATAGAGATGAACAAATAATGACATCTGTCAACTTGTGTTCTATGGATGTTCCTCAATAAAACAAACAAGAGACATCAGTCAACTTGTGTTTTATGGATGTTCCTCAATAAAACAGACAAATGTTGTTATCATTCTGGATTCAGTGCTATGAGTACCAATACACTAAAAATGAACAACAAACGCAGAGTATGCAACAGATGACAACATTTGTCATGTGATTtgtaaaaacaaacaaaatgtagagtactgatcttgcaaaattacaaagaagctCTAACCAGATGGACTACAAACCCTGAATGAACCATAATCAGTagcaaagaaaccctaaccaatGGACTACAAACGCAGAGTATGCAACATATGACAACATTTGTCATGTAATTTgtaagaacaaacaaaatgcaaagtactgatcttgcaaaattacaaagaagctCTAACCAGATAAACCATAATCAGTagcaaagaaaccctaaccaatGGACTACAAATCCTAAACAGACCATATTCAATACCAATAGACTGCAAAATGGACTACAAATGCAGAATATACAACAGATAACAAGATGTGGAACGAAACCTAAATGTTTGGAACAAAAAGTAGTTCGTAGTCCCTAGCTAAATGTGTAGAAACAGAGAAACAAAACGTAAATGTGCAGAACGACTTACCAGTTGAAGGAAGATGATGACAACGACGTTGAagaggacgacgacgacaacGACGTTGAAggggacgacgacgacgacaacgGCAACGGCGACTTTGGCAAGCGACGAAGGATGGCGACcaaccattctctctctctctctgtggaaaCCTTTTTAATCGAATAGAGTGGGGAAAAGTGTGCCTGCTTTTGTTTCAAAACAAGGGTATATTTGGAAACCGGGTCCAGTTGTCCTAGCGGCAGTACCAAAATTATTCATGTCCTTATTACAGTATTAATCCCTATACTATGGACCTCTGGCCGAAGCTCTCTTGTTTTGGTTTCAAACCAGGTCACTCGTAGAATTAGTAAATGTGACattatcattaaaaaaaataaaaaaatatacgaATCTGAAGAGGTGCAAAAATCCGTTTGAGTTTGGATAAACACTACTACTACATATATTTGCTATTATGAGTTTGTTTTCAAGTTATAGTCAAAATATTTTACGTTTTGGGTTGCTTCGACACAAGAGAAATATTAATAGAATTGAAAATACGGAtcgaatttaaaattttcataatcTGAAGgaataatttaaataatttgtttattttaactTGTCTGTATCTTTTGGTAAATCTTTTAACTTGATTGGATTCAATTAAcgaatcaaaaaaagaaaaaaaaaattacccaaaactAATACTATCAAAAGATCAAAACCCAACAACATTAAGTCAAACTTTATCTCACTTTATTATGTTTCTATATGACCCCTTTTCCaattaaagaagaaaatctCATGAAATCAATTGCAATAAATTACTAGTTTCTCTCATGACAACGCACCTAAGCTTCCAGTTACTACTGGACAGGTCATACGGGTGACGTCAAACAAAGGCTCACGTGagtcttatttctctctctatttattcaCACAGAAAGctgtctctctctatttattcaCACAGAAAGCTGTCCATTTCTCGTTCTTCTCTCACTTCATTCATCTGTAACAGACTCTCACAtaactttagagagagagagagagagagagagagagagagagagagagaaagaggtgcGTCAATGGCGTCTAGGGTTTTGGTTGGCCAACTGTTGTCCATTTCGATGATGTTGCTTTTGATCACTGTATTGGTCGCTGCAGACGATCATGTGTTAACGTTGGACCACACCAACTTCACGGATACTGTGAGCAGACACAACTTCATTGTCGTTGAATTCTATGCTCCTTGGTATGGCAATCACCATTACTACTTTGCTTAAGTCCGTAGTAATTACGTGGATCAATCTTTGAAATGTCCATTTTCTGCATCTTCAATTTAGGTGCTAAGGCTTGTACATAGATTGATATGTTGCTTATGTTGTTGAGTATCGAGATTTCGCAGTTTTTTTGTTCACACATTTTCGTTTTTACCTCagaggtatatatatacatgcatgtgTGGTTTCGCTTAATAATCCatctgggttttttttccttcctttattcaaattctttctccatgttagtttttctttttttttttggattattgattcgtagTGGATCTATAATATAGAAAATAATTATTAAAGACTTTAAAAtagggagtgattttcgcattTTCCAAATTGTTAACCGCACTCCCAACGGGAGTGAAAACCATTATAgagttgattttcgcactttcCAAATTGTGAACTTTGGGGAGTACGAAAAACTTTGGGGAGTACGAAAATCAATATGGGGGTAGTTAACAATTtagggagtgcgaaaatcactcctcttaaaaaattgactatagaccttttggattttttttttgtctttattcaaatttttttgcaattttttcaatGTTAGTTTGgcgtatttttttggattattgattcatctcgacaagtggatctataatataaaatattatgataTGATTACAACctttaaaaaattgactatagacaaaaatagttcaaaacagataatttttttagattatttttgaCCTTTAGTAAACCTTTTTAAGCTTCTGATCACAATTGTTTTACTCTCTACATTCATCTGGTCGGGATGCATAATTTATTCCAAAATAattgtctaaaaaaaaaagtaattaaaacaaGATAAGCTTTGGCCAAACCACCCATAATTTAACTAATTTACTTTATGTTATGCATGTTTATTTACCTTTTAGTTATAGTCTATGTACTTATCCGGATGGTTGTTAAAATCCTTCAATAACGGATATGTATCCTACTATTTGTATCGTCACCTCCCAAAAAATGATACGTATTCCACCCCATATGCTTTTTGTTAAAAATCTTACTATATGATGTCATATCCTACGATATACTCGCGTATCCTGATACGTTTTGTATCTTAAGATTACTTATTGAAAAAAGGTCATACCATATTTTAGAAGCGGAACCTCAAACGCGTTTTAAATCTTTGATCTAATTTTGGCGACCTTCAAaccatttcaaaataaaaattaaactcGAATTACTGAAGAAAGAACATATTTCGATCATGCTTTGCATGAATCAGATAAGACTATTTTTCTCTTCCCTTGACCAAGGCACAAGAAATCTCAATTTTATAGACCCCACATGGGAGACTCGAAACGTTTCATTCCAAAAGCTTACTTTTCATATATGAAACACTTATGTTTCATATATACAAAAGATTTGTAGCATGTAATTAGgtataactaatttttatttgtaTATTAGCATATGCTAACCTATCTTACTTCCTATACGTATCCCGATACGATTTGGAAcatgaaaaaataattcatgataCGTATCCCAATTTGAAAACATGTGTTATCCCTGAATGTTTGACCATTTGTCTTCAATACTTGTGGCATCTTGTTTGCATGAACTTTTTCAATCCTAAGTAGTTGTAGGAACTTATTTATAAACCTCAGTTTTCTAATTGATTATAAATTTATTAGAAAGTACACCCTGTAGTTATGAAACATTAATTTGGCTTACTATATTTTCTCTTACCCTTATGGCAGGTGTGGACACTGTATGAAACTTGCACTTGAggtaatcaatttttttctaatcTAGAAAGGGAAATCTCTGTCAGTATTTGATAGTGAAATACTTTTGTGTTTTCTATCGATTAAGTTGTTTCAAATGCAATTTTATTGTTATATATGTAGTATGAGAAGGCTGGTTCGGTTTTGAGTAGTCATGACCCTCCTGTGGTATTCGCAAAAGTTGATGCAAACGAAGAATCAAACAAAGAACTCGCTAACAAATATGAGATTCAGGGCTTCCCAACTATTAAGATAATTAGAAATGGAGGAAAGAACGTCCAAGAATTTAAAGGCCCACGTGAAGCTGATGGTATTGTAGCTTACTTGAAGAAAGAAACTGGTCCTGCTTCTGTTGAAATAAAATCTGTGGAAGATGTTACCAGTCTTATCGATGATTCAAAAATTTTTGTTGTAAGTCCTTCATGGttgtttgtctttctttttcgaAGTTATTGGAAGGAGTTAGATGTATCTACTACTGATATccacattcatttttttttaggttgGAGTGTTTCCGAAATTCTCTGGGGAAGAATTCGAGAACTTCTCAGTGCTAGCTGAGAAGTTGCGGTCTGATTACGAATTTGGTCACACTTTGGATGCCAAACTCCTTCCAAAGGGTGAATTATCAGTTAATAGGCCAACCATTAGGTTATTTAAGCCATTTGATGAACTCTTTGTTGATTTTCAGGTATCTTGGCAACTTATTCCAATAATCATCCTCGTTATTTTTTATACGATCCTATAATAGCAGTGAGTTTTGTTCTTGCAGGATTTTCAGGTGGATGCTATGCAAAAGTTTGTTGAAGCAGCTAGTGTGCCTATCGTAACTCTGTACACCAAAGACCCAAGCAATCATCCGTTTCTCATGAAATTCTTTGAGAGTCCGAATGATAAGGTGCTCTTCTGTTTGCTCATACCTATCTAGGTTCTAGTAGATCTTCTAATGACAATGTTTATCTTCTCCCATCATCAATTCGTTGAattagaaagaagaaagataatGTCACACCCCATGCCCAAAAACTCCCAAAACGAAGTGTAACAAGGGAAAAACACAACACCTGCTCTATATTATTCCCAAATCCACAAACTAAACTTGcggaataaagacaaaaataaaaacacaatgaCTTTATATTATAGAAAAACCAACATATGTACAATCTGTCTTGTGTCTCAAAACACCTTACAAACCACAACTAGTTTTTACATTATGTCACATACAAAAGTTTCATACAAACTCAAGAAAATGCAGGAACCACTCCAAGCTATAGACTATACAGTGGACCATCCCTTCTATCTCATACCTTCAAGGCCTGAAAACCACAACCGGGGGTGAGCTAAAATCAACGTGCTCATAGACACTAGTAACATATTAATATCATATGTTAATGAGAAACACTTTATGAGTAGAGTTATATCCAAATCACATTCGATAAACCAAATAATTTATATCAGTTCATATCCAGCATCTGCATTAAGCAAAACATTTCAATATAATTTAAATAGACATCAATTCGGTCAAACACTGACCATGTGCCCCGCAGTACTGTAACCTTAACCTTGCACCTACCCCAACATGATTATCTGGTTGGTGGTCAAGGCCATCAAACACTGGTCATTAAGAGCCATAACCTCACTTTCGTGTCACAACCACCATGACACAACTACCATGTCAAGTGTAGCGACAGGCCACAAAAACCTTGGCTATAGAAATATATGAGAATCTATCCACGAGAATATGGCAAAAAGTTTCTATTAGTAAAACCTTACTTCCTTTCTCATAAAAGAAACATTTAATTGGCATAAGATATGCACAGGTAATAAAATAAGTGTCAAGAAACTCCACCTCTAACTTCTAACACAAAAGATTCACCAACACGTCGTTCACGGCCTACGTATCTCGAACGAGCTCGGAACCTCGTTAACACCTATATAGTA
Proteins encoded in this window:
- the LOC131303583 gene encoding protein disulfide-isomerase-like isoform X1; protein product: MASRVLVGQLLSISMMLLLITVLVAADDHVLTLDHTNFTDTVSRHNFIVVEFYAPWCGHCMKLALEYEKAGSVLSSHDPPVVFAKVDANEESNKELANKYEIQGFPTIKIIRNGGKNVQEFKGPREADGIVAYLKKETGPASVEIKSVEDVTSLIDDSKIFVVGVFPKFSGEEFENFSVLAEKLRSDYEFGHTLDAKLLPKGELSVNRPTIRLFKPFDELFVDFQDFQVDAMQKFVEAASVPIVTLYTKDPSNHPFLMKFFESPNDKVMLFINFTGEHLVAFKSKFKDVATAYRGKGVSFLLGDLEASQGVLQYYGLKGDEAPLGYIQNNDGQKYLKTKLNPDHIALWLKEYMDGNLKPFVKSEPIPEINNEPVKVVVGDSLQAMVFNSGKNILLEFYAPWCGHCQKLAPILDEVAVSYENDPDVIIAKLVSLLCTLKLLAVTCCNMMGIEQRRISLTSFKIIGIKLPNQAQLNLLQRKMSYKEGCECFGLSFWHQRKLKESLAGQI
- the LOC131303583 gene encoding protein disulfide-isomerase-like isoform X3, yielding MASRVLVGQLLSISMMLLLITVLVAADDHVLTLDHTNFTDTVSRHNFIVVEFYAPWCGHCMKLALEYEKAGSVLSSHDPPVVFAKVDANEESNKELANKYEIQGFPTIKIIRNGGKNVQEFKGPREADGIVAYLKKETGPASVEIKSVEDVTSLIDDSKIFVVGVFPKFSGEEFENFSVLAEKLRSDYEFGHTLDAKLLPKGELSVNRPTIRLFKPFDELFVDFQDFQVDAMQKFVEAASVPIVTLYTKDPSNHPFLMKFFESPNDKVMLFINFTGEHLVAFKSKFKDVATAYRGKGVSFLLGDLEASQGVLQYYGLKGDEAPLGYIQNNDGQKYLKTKLNPDHIALWLKEYMDGNLKPFVKSEPIPEINNEPVKVVVGDSLQAMVFNSGKNILLEFYAPWCGHCQKLAPILDEVAVSYENDPDVIIAKLDATANDFPNDTFDVQGFPTLYFKTAGGNMLQYDGDRTKEDIIDFIQNNRDKTTQPSSVESAPEKDEL
- the LOC131303583 gene encoding protein disulfide-isomerase-like isoform X2, with the translated sequence MASRVLVGQLLSISMMLLLITVLVAADDHVLTLDHTNFTDTVSRHNFIVVEFYAPWCGHCMKLALEYEKAGSVLSSHDPPVVFAKVDANEESNKELANKYEIQGFPTIKIIRNGGKNVQEFKGPREADGIVAYLKKETGPASVEIKSVEDVTSLIDDSKIFVVGVFPKFSGEEFENFSVLAEKLRSDYEFGHTLDAKLLPKGELSVNRPTIRLFKPFDELFVDFQDFQVDAMQKFVEAASVPIVTLYTKDPSNHPFLMKFFESPNDKVMLFINFTGEHLVAFKSKFKDVATAYRGKGVSFLLGDLEASQGVLQYYGLKGDEAPLGYIQNNDGQKYLKTKLNPDHIALWLKEYMDGNLKPFVKSEPIPEINNEPVKVVVGDSLQAMVFNSGKNILLEFYAPWCGHCQKLAPILDEVAVSYENDPDVIIAKLVSLLCTLKLLAVTCCNMMGIEQRRISLTSFKIIGIKLPNQAQLNLLQRKMSYKEGMTKVELIIPRKMRGYF
- the LOC131303583 gene encoding protein disulfide-isomerase-like isoform X4, yielding MASRVLVGQLLSISMMLLLITVLVAADDHVLTLDHTNFTDTVSRHNFIVVEFYAPWCGHCMKLALEYEKAGSVLSSHDPPVVFAKVDANEESNKELANKYEIQGFPTIKIIRNGGKNVQEFKGPREADGIVAYLKKETGPASVEIKSVEDVTSLIDDSKIFVVGVFPKFSGEEFENFSVLAEKLRSDYEFGHTLDAKLLPKGELSVNRPTIRLFKPFDELFVDFQDFQVDAMQKFVEAASVPIVTLYTKDPSNHPFLMKFFESPNDKVMLFINFTGEHLVAFKSKFKDVATAYRGKGVSFLLGDLEASQGVLQYYGLKGDEAPLGYIQNNDGQKYLKTKLNPDHIALWLKEYMDGNLKPFVKSEPIPEINNEPVKVVVGDSLQAMVFNSGKNILLEFYAPWCGHCQKLAPILDEVAVSYENDPDVIIAKLVSLLCTLKLLAVTCCNMMGIEQRRISLTSFKIIGIKLPNQAQLNLLQRKMSYKEEK